A region of the Candidatus Brocadia sp. genome:
AGACGATATACTGACCGAAGATGATGCCAAGCGCGCCAAGGATGATATACAAAAGATCATCCATGAATTTGAGGGCAAGCTTAACGATTTGGTCAAGAAAAAGATTGAAGAGATACTCAAGGTATAAAATGTAATTGTTCTTTATTTGACACGATATAGCACTACGAGATATATGTTGTGGGTGTTCTAATTTTTGATTTCGGATTGCAGATTGTAGATTAATTAATAAAATCAATAACAAATCCGAAATCTGCATTCCACAATCAAAAATCTAAAAGTGAGTTTTAGTTGTGGCCACAGAAAGTTTTCTATAGACAACTTTTTACGTGCAATTAGTAGAAAAGTGAATATAATAGGGGGCATAGCTCAGTAGGTAGAGCACCGCCCTTTTAAGGCGGGCGTCGATGGTTCGAATCCATCTGCCCTCACCATTTTAGACTATAAAATGGCCCCATCGTCTAGCCTGGTCTAGGACAACAGATTTTCGATCTGTGAACTGGGGTTCAAATCCCCATGGGGTCAAATCCCTATAGGAACAAAAAAGCCATGAGATTGGAAAAATCTCATGGCTTTTTTATCTTATAGTATTACTCTCTAAAAACTTCTTTTTTGGAAAGTTTTTAAGCAATTCTTTGCATGAACTACTAGCGCTTGACTATAGCAAAGTTGCGATTGCTATACTCCCCTCTATCAAGAGGGCTATTGATAGCAGGCAGGCAATGAATTGCCTGTATGTAAGAAGGGACAGGAAACAGATAGGCCAAATCTAAACCACTACGCCAGTTTCCTACTCTACCCTAAATGACCCCAATGTTAGCAACGGGGAAGTTCTGCAGGGTCCTGCTGATAATAGAGCTTCAATTCCCCATAAAGCTCCGGGTGCCTTCGCTTAAGTTGTACAGCCTTCTCGAAGAAACATTCCGTCGCCACAGCGAAAAACTCCGCGGGATTTGTGGCACCATACTTATCTAATACAGTCCGCCGACCGTGTGCGGCATCTTGTTGTAAATGCACATACTCCGTGCCAAGCACACGCGCCCACGCAATATACATCGAACGTCGCGGCAAAATAGGTGAACCGTGGGCTTCGCCACCCTCCTGGTCCAGCTGATGGGCAAACTCGTGAAGTACAACGTTGTGGCCGTCATGGATATCGGATGCTCCGCGCAGCACATCATCCCATGATAATACAACCGCTCCGTGATGCCACGACTCGCCGAGCCGAACCGAATCACCCTCGATCACAATTCCATTGCCCATCGACTTGCGCACATGTGCTATATATATGCTGGGGTAGACCAATATTGATTTCATTGTCGGGTAGTAGTCTGTGTCACGGTGGAGCAGGAGCAGGCACGCTTGCGCAGCAATGGTAACCCTGATCTCATCAGTCAC
Encoded here:
- a CDS encoding zinc-dependent peptidase; the encoded protein is MFGFKRQRRDRLRAIPLPQSWLKIIGRNVPFYRCLPEADQRELQGHVQVFLDEKHFEGCRGLQVTDEIRVTIAAQACLLLLHRDTDYYPTMKSILVYPSIYIAHVRKSMGNGIVIEGDSVRLGESWHHGAVVLSWDDVLRGASDIHDGHNVVLHEFAHQLDQEGGEAHGSPILPRRSMYIAWARVLGTEYVHLQQDAAHGRRTVLDKYGATNPAEFFAVATECFFEKAVQLKRRHPELYGELKLYYQQDPAELPRC